Proteins from one Actinobacillus delphinicola genomic window:
- a CDS encoding YfcZ/YiiS family protein produces MTEKNLSCRAQEVAACCCVDVGTVIDNSDLNVQIEKKFATLKDAQEMLARLKEKAKESAFSGFEVVDEIESINDEFLLKATFTFECQAESMIFQLAMR; encoded by the coding sequence AAAATTTAAGCTGTCGTGCCCAAGAAGTTGCCGCTTGTTGCTGTGTAGATGTTGGGACAGTAATTGATAATTCTGACTTAAACGTACAGATTGAAAAAAAATTTGCTACGCTAAAAGATGCTCAAGAAATGCTAGCGCGTTTAAAAGAAAAAGCTAAAGAATCTGCTTTTTCTGGATTTGAGGTAGTTGATGAAATTGAATCTATTAATGATGAATTTTTACTAAAAGCTACCTTTACTTTTGAATGCCAAGCGGAATCTATGATTTTTCAATTAGCAATGCGTTAA